CTAAGCAGCATGTCATCTAAAATCATATTCAAAACTAAAATAGTAGGTAGGTTGTTGAAAGAAGTAACACATACCTCTGCCGCCCACTAGTGCCTGGAATCCGAGAACCAAATGAGATGTGATAGGGGACTCTGTGGGTATCTGGGGAGATTCCCACACGCTGGCATCCAGCCCATTCTACAAATAAGAGAAACGATTAGCCAAAACATCACAGTTTTGAGCATCCATGAACCCATATGTCTAGAGAACAGAAGTATACCTGTGATATCATACACCTTTCCATCCATCAGTGCAAAATAGGTGATCTTGAGGCCCAACATGCTTGACTCTGCCCAAAAGTCTCCTTCCTCAGCAGGATGCAGTTTATTACACtcagcacagtatctggcactCTTAGGTTCCCGGTCCATTTCAAACCTCCTACAACCCAACAAAAGgacaatttcttttaatttgtcaAGGCTACAATATTCTAGTATCATCATTATAATCACTTCTCAGctttttggctaagatcaagtgtataatattttattgacaaATATGGCTGAGACATCTAAAAGTATCTCTATTCAGTTGTTATATATGTCTACAAACATTcatacccagggatccctaggtggctcaggagtttagggcctgccttcggcccagggcgtaatcctggagtcccaggattgagtcccatatcaggctccctgcatcgagcctgcatcgagtctgcttctccctctgcctgggtctctgcctctctctctgtgtctctcatgaataaataaataaaaaatctaaaacaaaacaaacaccgaCACCCTCAACCTTCtctcttaaaactaaaaatactacCTTTTTTTCCTTACTGCTATTCCAAATCCCCTGTCTCTTGACACTAAGGCAAAAGTAGAAACCTCCGGGTCTTTTTATTCATCATCTGTATCCCCCAACTACCAGTACTACTCACAAGGAAGTCTTTGGCTACCAAAGCTTTGGCTGTCCCATTCCTACCCTATTTCGTACCTATGCTTTCCCTGGCATCGGCTGCACATCATAGTATTCATTGCTTCTTTGAGGTCATCCTGCAGCTTGGACAGAAACTCATTCACTGACCGGCTCAGCTCATTCTCTGCCATTCGTTTCCTAAGAGAAGAAAGCCTTTGTAAATCAGACAGTACTGAGCAAGGGACAAAGGAAGATGAAATCTTTTAGCTCCTTGAGGTCCCTGGCCAGCTAGAAAGATAAGCAACCccatttctctctgcctcagaGAGTCTCCTCCATTCACAAGTCCAGGGACCTCTATACTTTGAAAGATTACTCATTTATCCCACCTGACAATTTCCCATTTCCAACTTACATTTCATATTCCTTCCGCCTTTCAGGGTTGCTGACAATGTCCCAAGCTGCCCGTAAAACCTTGAAGGCCTCTTCAGCCCGGGGATGATGATTTTTGTCAGGATGAACCTACCAAGGCAAAGACTTCATCACAAATCCATTCCAACCCTCTCCCCATCTTAGGTCAAAACAATCTCCTtatcaggtgcctgggtggttcattgggttaagcatctgactcttgatctcagctcaggtcttgacctcagggttgtgagttcaagccctgcattggactacAGACCGGGCATGGAACcacttaaaatacaaaacaacaaaaaacagtaacaaccCTCATATCAAAGGGTTCTCTTTTCAccacccttttaaaaaatcaatacagcTTACTAACTAATTGCTCTGGCTCTGCAAACAGATATGGGATCAAGTTCTAGCTCTGTCACTACTAGCTATATGACCTAGAATATTATATCTATCATGGATTActgtattaaatgagatatttatgATGTATATAGTGCAGGATCTGGTACTAGAGTGATCCACCACCTTGGTGTGCCTGGGATTGTCACAATTTTAGTACTGAAAGTTTATGTCTCAGGAAATCCTCAATCCCAGGCAAACAGGGATGGTTGGTCACTCTACCTGGTACATGCATACTAAGCCCTCACAGTTTAACTCTATTGTCAAACGTAAAATAAGGGTTCCAAAGATACTATATCCTCAAACTCAGTTTTTCCTAAGTAGAAATTTCTCGTGTGTACTTCCTACAGTATTTTGCCTTCTGTACTAGAAATGAAATAGCATTCTGTGTTCCTCATAGGCTTTTTATCCACTTTTCTCTAAGACAAATAGTATCCTCACCTCCTACAGCTTCCTGATTGTTCCCAACCTCATTTTccaaaagtacagaaaaaagcTAGTCTCCTGATACCAGGTAAACAGAATGCTGTTAAATCTATACATACCCAAGCTTACAGAAGAGCCTTTTAGTCATGGTCACTCTGGGGCCTAATAAGGGCTGTGAGAATTGCCCAAGAAAGCaagttgagaatttttgtaaGAATGCTATTCCCCAAGAGAGGATATCTGCTAAAAACATGAAAGTGAGAAAAGCTCTACTGCCAGTAACAATCTTAGTGTAAACTATCATTCCCCACTCTTAAGAATATCCCAGTCTACCCACTTAAGGGACATGCATTTCCCACCACACTAATTTAGTCCTCTGCTAAGTTACAGGCCTGGTACCTTACTGTGTCTTGAATGGTTAATGGACACCTTGGTTACCCATTCCTCTTTGGTGTAATGTAATCGTTGAGGTAATTTACACACCATGATAATTTTATCAGTCCAGTTCCATACACTCAAATAGGCCTCTGATGGAATTTGCACACATTGCCTATATTCCTAATACagttttactaaaagaaaaagcaataatatATCTAAAAACAGCAATTTAATATCTACTAATAGCAATTTGATTGCATGATTATATTAAACCACTTCCCTCAAGAATATGGTGCATTACAACTGCCACCTGTACCACCCCTCCTTATCAATAAAAGCAACTatatcttgggatgcctggctcaCTCTGTCAGTAGGgcaatgtgactcttgatcttaggattgtgggtttgagccccacatcaggtgtaaatattacttaaaaatgaagtcttagggatgcctgggtggctcagcggttgagcatctgcctttttggctcagggcgtgatcccagagtcctgggatcaagtcccacatcgggctccctgcatggaggctgcatctccccttgcctatgtctatgcctctctctctctgtctctcatgggtatataaataatctttaaaaaaaaaatcttaaaaaaaaaaagcaaccataTCTTCACATGTGGCATACAGATGTACATGCCTCCATATTGTTTAtattccattctctctcccttttccactGTAGATTGCTGGTCTtgaaatactttgttttctttcacctGGTCCTGGAATCATCACATGCACTTCCTGAACTTTTCCACACTAAGTCCACACTTGCCTCTCTGCGAAAGATAGTtggattttctcctgttattattttttctaaacccTCATTTATTGGGAATAGAGGAATTGACAGGCTTTCTGATTAGGCCTCTTTTCCACCCTAGTCAGCAGGACTTCACCTGGATATTCCAGGGTGAGTGATCCAACATTGATAGGCCAGGTTCATTTCTTTAATTAAGAATCTCATGACAAAGACcttaaaatgaagggaaaatcaGACCCCTTAACAGAGGGGAAAAGCCTTTGTGTGACTGTTTCCTAAGAATTAAAGTTACTCCAGCTTCAAGCTGACTTTTTACTCTGCCTTCTCTTTATTCTACTCTCGCTAAAtttggaatagaaaataaaaaacaaaagaggaacgGGAAGGGTACTCACCATCACTGCCAGCTGCCTATAGGCCTTCTTCAGTTCAACATCTGATGCTGTGGCTTCAACCCCCAACACATGGAAAGGGTTTAGCTCATCCTCAGGAACCCCAGCCATGGTCAAGAGTCGAGCCACTTCCTCTTCAGGCTGGCAGTAGCGACCACCAGCTACAGGTGCATTCCCCTGCCTGTTAGTCCTTGGCTTGACCCAAGGCAACTCCAGCCAACCCCACTGAAACATTTTTACCAACTGCTGCCATGGCCTGCTATCTCTTAACAGAATCAGGCAACGCTGCAAGGTGGGGAAATCCAACCAAGAAAAGAGCCAAGTAGCTTTACCCCTCCAGCCTAACCGGTCACCCAGTCCCACCAGAAACCGCCAGCCCAACTGTAGACAGCCCAAGAAGAGGGCCAGAGCCAGGAGCAGCAAAGCACCCAGTAGCCTAAGAAAACGGGTGAACAGCCCTGCTCCATAGCAACATCCTTGGCTCAGAAATTGGAACATCACCTGGGCCCAGCCCCCCAGCCGCCCTGCCCAGACTCCCAACCAGACTCGAAAAAGGTCCAGATCACTGCCTTTCAGCTGCCTGCATGCATAGATGAGATGGCCACAAGTTTCCACGTACTCTCCCACCAATACCAGCAGTTCAATCAGCCACCAGAAGCCTGCCTGTCCAAGCTGACATAGTTCCTCTGCTCCCCATAATCCGAGGCCTCTGCGCTTATCTGCCTGACTTCGTTTCCGGCCCAGCCGATGTCGGCCAGGGGACCTGGGATCTCTGCGTCCACCGTCCCGAGTATCCTCCTTGGCCAGAATGCGGTGCCGCTGTCTCCGGGGTGGAGGTTTCTTCCCACTGGGCACACGTGAAAAATCACTGGGGAACTTGAGAGGTTCCTCATCATCATATTCCTCTTCCAACTCTTCATCTTCCCCCAAAACTGGAGAGGTACAATGATGGCAAAAGTTGCTAGGAGAGCTATCTCCTCCCTCAGAGTAAGACCCTTCAGGGATTCCAGGGGTTCCCTGGCAGTTGCAAGCAGAcggaatggaaagaaaagaagggttcCCATCCTCCTGGTACCCAGCCTCATTCTCTCTTGAGAGTTCCTGGTCCACTCCTGACTCTTCTTCTGAAGATGCCTCACTCTGATCGGGGTCCTCTCCATCCCTAGGGGGTCCAGGACCCCTTGGGGGGCCATGGCTTGGATCCGACCAGTGGGCTGGGTTTGGGGGCTGTGTGTACTTGGGACTAGAGTGCTCTGTGAGGCAGCGGGTACCATTGGGAGCAGGCCCCGCTGAGTCCCTGAGTCCTGAGAATGAAAGTATTTCAGGGTCCACAGAGGATCCTAAAGTCCTGAAGGAGGCACCACCACTGTGGTGGGCTCCACACAACCCTCTTTCTCCGGGGTGCTTCTGGGCCATGACCCCGGGGCTTCCTGAGGATTTTAGGTCACAGCCATCATGATAAGTTCTGATGCCTGTAACAAAGGTATCAAGGTGGAGACGATCAAGGATAGAACTGAGAGCGGTTAAATGACCTTAAATTCGCGATATATTTAATGCACCCGCCTCCCGTTTTCCCAAATTCTTCTGGGGCGTTCTTCTCCCTAGCAATAGGCCACAACCgtgctccctccccctctccaaaTCCCCTTAGTttttcttctcccccacccccaagctatAATCCAGAgtcaggggaagagggaggtaCCGCcaagggtgtggtcctggggtcacTCGGGTAGAAGAGGAAAGACGATCGCAAAGGGGGGCCGCAGGCTGCCAGGAAAGGGTGGGGGCCGAGCGGCGCTTAAAGAAAACCTGGGGGGCGGAGCTTAGGGTTGCCCCTGAGGTAGACCTGCAGGGAAGCCGTGGCCGGGTGGAGGGGCGACGGTAACGTACCCGAAGAGCGGCGGTAACTCCTCCCCCTCGAGCAGCTGGGCCCCGGGCCAGGGGGAGCTACGAGAGCAGCTCCCCCGGCTCCGCCTCCCGCTCACGCTCCGCTTCCGCCTTCCGTCCCCGCCGTGGCCGCCGACCTACGCCTACTTCTACTTCCGGGGTCACCAGGGAAGC
The Canis lupus dingo isolate Sandy chromosome 10, ASM325472v2, whole genome shotgun sequence genome window above contains:
- the DNAJC14 gene encoding dnaJ homolog subfamily C member 14, coding for MAQKHPGERGLCGAHHSGGASFRTLGSSVDPEILSFSGLRDSAGPAPNGTRCLTEHSSPKYTQPPNPAHWSDPSHGPPRGPGPPRDGEDPDQSEASSEEESGVDQELSRENEAGYQEDGNPSFLSIPSACNCQGTPGIPEGSYSEGGDSSPSNFCHHCTSPVLGEDEELEEEYDDEEPLKFPSDFSRVPSGKKPPPRRQRHRILAKEDTRDGGRRDPRSPGRHRLGRKRSQADKRRGLGLWGAEELCQLGQAGFWWLIELLVLVGEYVETCGHLIYACRQLKGSDLDLFRVWLGVWAGRLGGWAQVMFQFLSQGCCYGAGLFTRFLRLLGALLLLALALFLGCLQLGWRFLVGLGDRLGWRGKATWLFSWLDFPTLQRCLILLRDSRPWQQLVKMFQWGWLELPWVKPRTNRQGNAPVAGGRYCQPEEEVARLLTMAGVPEDELNPFHVLGVEATASDVELKKAYRQLAVMVHPDKNHHPRAEEAFKVLRAAWDIVSNPERRKEYEMKRMAENELSRSVNEFLSKLQDDLKEAMNTMMCSRCQGKHRRFEMDREPKSARYCAECNKLHPAEEGDFWAESSMLGLKITYFALMDGKVYDITEWAGCQRVGISPDTHRVPYHISFGSRIPGTSGRQRATPDAPPADLQDFLSRIFQVPPGQMPNGNFFAAPQPGPGPTAASKPNSTVPKGEAKPKRRKKVRRPFQR